In the Streptomyces fradiae ATCC 10745 = DSM 40063 genome, one interval contains:
- the sepX gene encoding divisome protein SepX/GlpR gives MSSSGLIYAVIVGAWAAYLVPMWLRRQDELNEARPTERFSTAIRLLSGRAGMERRYAKELRARGADEDWRVPDVDPDAETEQIDSVDVRAFAAPPSHTEARLELPDPRPPAVHRPAPPSAAHAHPAAHPSPHPATPPPPAASEPADSRAAAERARRTRVLARRRRTTVLLFLAFTVGAVVAAVGGLAFLWAPGVPAVLLSAYIVYLRRQERRRFVYVMDQRRAEAAAQRLRENRRPRRGRPAVPAQGEEPPAHPEPVAVPQVSPAEADRRALVEQTDHAEWVDQQRDRGPARGDSWDPVPVPLPTYVTAPVAPRATGGVDVTDPETWSAARSSPAEPTPPPPTRKNPNPSATAPRRPRDHGRTPLFDQYADDDRPRAANE, from the coding sequence GTGAGCAGCAGCGGCCTCATCTACGCAGTCATCGTCGGAGCCTGGGCCGCCTATCTGGTGCCGATGTGGCTCCGCAGGCAGGACGAGCTGAACGAAGCCCGCCCGACCGAACGCTTCAGCACCGCCATCCGGCTCCTGTCCGGAAGGGCGGGGATGGAGCGCCGGTACGCCAAGGAGCTGCGCGCCCGCGGCGCCGACGAGGACTGGCGGGTGCCCGACGTGGACCCGGACGCCGAGACCGAGCAGATCGACTCGGTCGACGTCCGGGCCTTCGCCGCGCCCCCGTCCCACACGGAGGCCCGCCTGGAGCTCCCGGACCCCCGCCCCCCGGCCGTGCACCGCCCCGCCCCGCCGTCCGCCGCCCACGCGCACCCTGCGGCGCACCCCTCCCCGCATCCCGCCACCCCGCCCCCGCCCGCCGCTTCCGAGCCGGCGGACTCCCGGGCGGCGGCGGAGCGGGCCCGCCGCACCCGCGTCCTGGCGCGCCGCCGCCGTACGACGGTGCTGCTGTTCCTCGCCTTCACGGTCGGCGCCGTCGTCGCCGCCGTGGGCGGCCTCGCCTTCCTGTGGGCGCCCGGCGTCCCGGCGGTCCTGCTCAGCGCGTACATCGTGTACCTGCGCCGCCAGGAGCGCCGCCGCTTCGTGTACGTGATGGACCAGCGCCGCGCCGAGGCCGCCGCCCAGCGCCTGCGCGAGAACCGCCGCCCGCGCCGCGGACGCCCGGCGGTCCCCGCCCAGGGCGAGGAGCCCCCGGCCCACCCGGAGCCGGTCGCCGTACCGCAGGTGTCCCCGGCCGAAGCCGACCGCCGCGCCCTGGTCGAGCAGACCGACCACGCCGAGTGGGTGGACCAGCAGCGGGACCGCGGCCCGGCCCGGGGGGACAGCTGGGACCCGGTACCGGTCCCGCTCCCCACCTACGTCACCGCCCCGGTCGCCCCGCGCGCGACGGGCGGCGTCGACGTGACCGACCCGGAGACCTGGAGCGCCGCCCGCTCCTCCCCGGCGGAGCCCACCCCGCCCCCGCCGACCCGCAAGAACCCCAACCCGTCGGCCACCGCGCCGCGCCGCCCCCGCGACCACGGCCGCACCCCGCTCTTCGACCAGTACGCCGACGACGACCGCCCCCGGGCGGCCAACGAATGA
- the moaC gene encoding cyclic pyranopterin monophosphate synthase MoaC — protein MSTQGRLTHIDEAGAARMVDVSAKDVTARTARASGRVLVSPGVVELLRGEGVPKGDALATARIAGIMGAKRTPELIPLCHPLAVSGVKVDLSVADDAVEIIATVKTTDRTGVEMEALTAVTVAALTVVDMVKAVDKAAVISDVRVEEKTGGKSGDWSRS, from the coding sequence TTGAGTACGCAAGGCAGGCTGACCCACATCGACGAGGCGGGGGCGGCCCGCATGGTGGACGTCTCCGCGAAGGACGTCACCGCCCGCACGGCGCGGGCGAGCGGCCGCGTCCTCGTGTCGCCGGGGGTGGTGGAGCTGCTGCGCGGCGAGGGCGTCCCGAAGGGCGACGCGCTCGCCACCGCCCGGATCGCCGGGATCATGGGCGCCAAGCGCACGCCGGAGCTGATCCCGCTGTGCCATCCGCTCGCCGTCTCGGGGGTGAAGGTCGACCTGTCGGTCGCCGACGACGCGGTGGAGATCATCGCGACCGTGAAGACGACGGACCGCACGGGCGTCGAGATGGAGGCCCTCACGGCGGTGACCGTGGCGGCGCTGACGGTCGTCGACATGGTGAAGGCGGTCGACAAGGCCGCCGTCATCAGCGACGTGCGGGTGGAGGAGAAGACGGGCGGCAAGTCCGGGGACTGGAGCCGGTCGTGA
- a CDS encoding MogA/MoaB family molybdenum cofactor biosynthesis protein: MEPVVTYRALVVTASNRAAAGVYEDRGGPILAEGLAALGFTVDGPRVVPDGDPVEAALRDGVRAGYDVILTTGGTGVSPTDATPEATRRVLDHEVPGIPEAIRAHGRAKVPTAALSRGLAGVAGRSLIVNLPGSTGGVRDGLAVLEPILVHAVDQLRGGDHPRPAS; the protein is encoded by the coding sequence CTGGAGCCGGTCGTGACCTACCGCGCGCTCGTCGTCACCGCCTCGAACCGCGCCGCCGCAGGCGTGTACGAGGACCGGGGCGGCCCGATCCTCGCCGAGGGCCTGGCGGCGCTCGGCTTCACCGTCGACGGCCCGCGGGTCGTCCCGGACGGCGACCCCGTCGAGGCCGCCCTGCGGGACGGGGTGCGCGCCGGGTACGACGTGATCCTCACGACCGGCGGCACGGGCGTCTCACCCACCGACGCCACCCCCGAGGCCACCCGCCGCGTCCTCGACCACGAGGTGCCCGGTATCCCCGAGGCCATCCGCGCCCACGGCCGGGCCAAGGTGCCCACGGCGGCCCTCTCCCGCGGCCTGGCCGGCGTCGCGGGCCGCTCCCTCATCGTGAACCTGCCCGGCTCCACCGGCGGCGTACGCGACGGCCTGGCCGTCCTGGAGCCGATCCTGGTGCACGCCGTCGACCAGCTGCGCGGCGGCGACCATCCGCGCCCGGCGTCATGA
- a CDS encoding GNAT family N-acetyltransferase, producing the protein MNPAWPVTLADGDVMLRPIRVRDHRAWREVNGRNRDWLRPWEATVPPPAPGAPPVQRPTYRQMVRHLRAEANAGRMLPFVIEYRGRLVGQLTVAGITWGSMCSGHVGYWVDQDVAGRGVMPTAVALAVDHCFRSVGLHRIEVCIRPENGPSRRVVEKLGFREEGLRPRYLHIDGAWRDHLVFALTAEEVPDGLVRRWHRSRRERQPK; encoded by the coding sequence ATGAACCCCGCCTGGCCGGTCACCCTCGCCGACGGGGACGTGATGCTCCGCCCGATAAGGGTGCGCGACCACCGCGCCTGGCGGGAGGTGAACGGGCGCAACCGCGACTGGCTGCGCCCCTGGGAGGCCACCGTGCCGCCGCCGGCGCCCGGCGCGCCGCCCGTGCAGCGCCCCACGTACCGGCAGATGGTCCGCCACCTGCGCGCCGAGGCCAACGCCGGGCGGATGCTGCCGTTCGTCATCGAGTACCGGGGGCGGCTCGTCGGCCAGCTCACCGTCGCCGGGATCACCTGGGGCTCGATGTGCTCGGGGCACGTCGGCTACTGGGTCGACCAGGACGTCGCGGGGCGCGGGGTCATGCCCACGGCGGTCGCACTCGCCGTGGACCACTGCTTCCGGTCGGTCGGGCTGCACCGGATCGAGGTGTGCATTCGCCCCGAGAACGGGCCGAGCCGCCGCGTCGTGGAGAAATTGGGATTCCGGGAGGAGGGGCTGCGCCCCCGCTACCTCCATATCGACGGAGCCTGGCGCGACCACCTCGTCTTCGCGCTGACCGCGGAGGAGGTCCCGGACGGCCTGGTGCGCCGCTGGCACAGGTCGAGGCGGGAACGCCAACCAAAATAA
- a CDS encoding DNA-binding protein, which translates to MLGFGLSKTKMLVLTGEIRSVKVGRNRRILPAWVDEYVQRVTADAEGQAA; encoded by the coding sequence ATGCTCGGCTTCGGCCTGTCCAAGACCAAGATGCTCGTCCTGACCGGGGAGATCCGCTCCGTCAAGGTCGGCCGCAACCGCCGCATCCTCCCGGCCTGGGTGGACGAGTACGTACAGCGCGTCACCGCCGATGCCGAAGGGCAGGCGGCATGA
- the glp gene encoding molybdotransferase-like divisome protein Glp — MSPETSGRPESPQSPASRQSPESPERTESPERTVWTVDEHLDDILASVHPLDPIELQLPDAQGCVLVEDVTVPVALPPFDNSSMDGYAVRVADVAGASEEYPAVLTVVGDVAAGGDGLPEVGPGQAARIMTGAPLPPGAEAVVPVEWTDGGTGEGAATSMRPAGAAPQGAGGEVRVHRPAQARAHVRARGSDVSAGDLALRAGTVLGPAQIGLLAAIGRGTVRVRPRPRVVVLSTGSELVQPGAELGPGRIYDSNSFALAAAARDAGAIAYRVGAVTDDADTLRATIEEQLVRADLLVTTGGVSVGAYDVVKEALSAASDADEPGGGVEFRSLAMQPGKPQGFGSVGPEHTPLLALPGNPVSSYVSFELFARPAIRALMGLADLHRPRVRARLAAGGPLPSPAGKRQFLRGTYDAGAGTVTPVGGAGSHLVAALAQADALIVVPEDTTLVEPGAEVELVLIG, encoded by the coding sequence GTGAGCCCGGAGACCTCGGGGCGCCCGGAGAGCCCGCAGAGCCCTGCGAGCCGGCAGAGCCCGGAGAGCCCGGAGAGAACGGAGAGCCCGGAGAGAACGGTCTGGACGGTCGACGAGCACCTCGACGACATCCTCGCGTCCGTCCACCCGCTGGACCCCATCGAGCTGCAGCTGCCCGACGCCCAGGGCTGCGTGCTGGTCGAGGACGTCACGGTGCCCGTCGCCCTGCCGCCCTTCGACAACAGCTCCATGGACGGCTACGCGGTGCGCGTCGCCGACGTCGCCGGGGCCAGCGAGGAGTACCCGGCCGTGCTCACCGTCGTCGGGGACGTGGCGGCGGGCGGCGACGGCCTGCCCGAGGTCGGCCCCGGCCAGGCCGCGCGGATCATGACCGGCGCCCCCCTGCCGCCCGGCGCGGAGGCGGTCGTCCCCGTCGAGTGGACCGACGGCGGCACCGGCGAAGGCGCCGCCACGTCGATGCGCCCGGCCGGAGCGGCCCCCCAGGGCGCGGGCGGCGAGGTCCGCGTCCACCGCCCCGCGCAGGCCCGCGCCCACGTCCGCGCGCGCGGCAGCGACGTGTCGGCGGGCGACCTGGCGCTCCGCGCGGGCACGGTCCTCGGCCCGGCCCAGATCGGCCTGCTCGCCGCCATCGGGCGCGGCACGGTCCGCGTCCGCCCCCGCCCGCGCGTGGTCGTCCTCTCGACGGGCAGCGAGCTCGTCCAGCCCGGCGCGGAGCTGGGGCCCGGCCGGATCTACGACTCCAACAGCTTCGCCCTGGCCGCGGCCGCCCGCGACGCCGGCGCCATCGCCTACCGGGTCGGCGCCGTCACGGACGACGCGGACACCCTCCGCGCCACCATCGAGGAGCAGCTGGTCCGCGCCGACCTCCTGGTGACCACGGGCGGCGTCAGCGTCGGCGCGTACGACGTGGTCAAGGAGGCCCTGTCGGCCGCGTCCGACGCCGACGAGCCGGGGGGCGGCGTCGAGTTCCGCAGCCTCGCCATGCAGCCCGGCAAGCCGCAGGGCTTCGGCTCCGTCGGCCCGGAGCACACACCGCTGCTGGCCCTGCCGGGCAACCCGGTCTCCTCGTACGTCTCCTTCGAGCTGTTCGCCCGCCCCGCGATCCGCGCCCTCATGGGCCTTGCCGACCTCCACCGCCCGCGCGTGCGCGCCCGCCTCGCGGCCGGCGGGCCGCTGCCGTCGCCCGCCGGGAAGCGCCAGTTCCTGCGCGGGACGTACGACGCCGGGGCGGGTACCGTCACACCTGTGGGCGGTGCCGGTTCGCACCTGGTGGCCGCCCTGGCCCAGGCCGACGCGCTCATCGTCGTACCGGAGGACACCACGCTCGTGGAGCCCGGCGCCGAGGTGGAGCTGGTGCTCATCGGCTGA
- the galU gene encoding UTP--glucose-1-phosphate uridylyltransferase GalU has protein sequence MTQSHPGISKAVIPAAGLGTRFLPATKATPKEMLPVVDKPAIQYVVEEAVDAGLHDVLMITGRNKRPLEDHFDRNYELEEALDRKGDHERLDRIRASNDLATMHYVRQGDPRGLGHAVLCAAPHVGDQPFAVLLGDDLIDPRDPLLSRMVEVRETLGGSVVALMEVDPAQVHLYGCAAVEPTGESDVVRVTDLVEKPDPADAPSNYAVIGRYVLDPAIFGILRKTEPGRGGEIQLTDALHKLAVDDGSGGPVHGVVFKGRRYDTGDRGDYLRAIVRLACEREDLGPEFRSWLRRYVTEEMQTP, from the coding sequence ATGACTCAGTCGCATCCCGGGATCAGCAAGGCTGTCATCCCCGCCGCGGGACTCGGCACCCGGTTCCTGCCCGCCACGAAGGCCACTCCCAAGGAGATGCTGCCCGTCGTGGACAAACCGGCCATCCAGTACGTGGTGGAGGAGGCGGTGGATGCCGGGCTGCACGACGTACTGATGATCACCGGCCGGAACAAGCGGCCCCTGGAGGACCACTTCGACCGCAACTACGAGCTGGAGGAGGCCCTCGACCGCAAGGGCGACCACGAGCGGCTGGACCGGATCAGGGCCTCCAACGACCTGGCGACCATGCACTACGTCCGCCAGGGCGACCCGCGCGGCCTCGGCCACGCCGTCCTGTGCGCGGCCCCGCACGTGGGCGACCAGCCCTTCGCGGTGCTCCTGGGAGACGACCTGATCGACCCGCGCGACCCCCTGCTGTCGCGGATGGTGGAGGTGCGGGAGACCCTGGGCGGCAGCGTCGTGGCGCTCATGGAGGTGGACCCGGCGCAGGTCCACCTCTACGGCTGCGCCGCCGTCGAGCCCACCGGGGAGTCCGACGTCGTGCGGGTCACCGACCTGGTGGAGAAGCCCGACCCGGCCGACGCCCCCAGCAACTACGCCGTCATCGGCCGGTACGTCCTCGACCCGGCGATCTTCGGGATACTGCGGAAGACCGAGCCCGGCCGGGGCGGCGAGATCCAGCTCACCGACGCGCTCCACAAACTCGCCGTCGACGACGGAAGCGGCGGCCCCGTCCACGGCGTCGTCTTCAAGGGCCGCCGCTACGACACCGGCGACCGCGGCGACTACCTGCGGGCCATTGTCAGACTCGCGTGCGAACGTGAAGATCTGGGACCGGAGTTCCGGTCCTGGCTCCGCCGTTACGTCACCGAGGAGATGCAGACGCCGTGA